In the Candidatus Cloacimonadota bacterium genome, CTGGGCGCGGCAGCGGTTGTCAGCGCCCAAAGCCCGCAGTGGCTGTGGGCCCAGCCTGCTGGAGGGGACAACTCGGATCACGCGTATGCCATCACCAGAGACAACACGGGCAATCTATATGTTGCCGGGGATTTCACAATTCAGGCCAGCTTTGGCAACTTCAACCTCAGCTCAGATCAAGCCGCGGCATTTGTCGCCAGGCTGGACAGCGCCGGAAACTGGATCTGGGCTGTGAGCGCCACAGGAAGCGGGGCCTGCTACGCCAGCTCGATAGACTGCGATAGTGTTGGAAATATTTATGTTACGGGCAATTTCCGCAACCAGGTCAACTTTGGCAATCACAGCCTTGTCAGTGAGGGCATGCAGGATGTTTTCGTGGCCAAACTGGACGGCTCCGGAAACTGGCTTTGGGCTACCCAGGGAGGAGGAACTGATTCGGATTACGGGATGGGGATCGCGGTTGATGACAGCGGTCAGGCCTACGTCACCGGCAGTTTTGGTGACACAGCTGATTTTGGCCAAATTAGCCTGAGCATCAATCCCGAGGATTGGATCTGCGACATTTTCATCGCCAAGCTGGATGTTAATGGCAACTGGCTCTGGGCAAAACGAGCGGGTGGATCTGACCCCGACAGCGGCAACGGAGTCGCGCTGGACGGCTCGGGTAACTGTTATGTCACCGGAGTATTCTACGACGATGTCGCCGACTTTGGCCCCGACATTTTCACTGCCAACCAGTGTGATTGTCTCTTCATATCCAAGCTGGACAGTGCGGGAAACTGGCTCTGGACCAGACGAGCGGGTGGGATCTGGCCCTGTTACGCCTACGGCAGGGATGTCACCGCCGATTCCCAGGGAAACTGCTACGCGACAGGCATGTTCAGCCACATCATCGATTTTGGCCCCACATCCCTCACCTGCCTTGACGAGCAGGACATTTTCGTCTGCAAACTCGACGCAGCAGGCAACTGGCTGTGGTCAAGACGCGCAGGGGGAACCAGCTACAACGAAGGTCACGGCATTGAGTGCGATCCGGCCGGCAACTGTTTTGTGGCCGGGTATTTTTACGGCATGGGCGACTTTGGCCCCAATACCCTGTCCAGCGAGGGCTTATCAGACCTGTTCGTTGCGGCTCTGGAAAGCGGCGGAAACTGGCTCTGGAGCTTACGCGGAGGTGGATATTCATATGATACGGCCCAGGGTATGGCAAGCACTAGCGCTGGCCAGTTGAACATCTGCGGCAGCTTTTCCGAAACCGCTGTGTTCGGCCCAGATCAGATAATCAGCTCGGGTGGCACGGACGTTTTGGTGTTGGGACTATCAGCTACCACCGGGGTTGCTGAAGCGTATCAGATCACGGATGATAATATGCTGCGATCTGTTCACCCCAATCCCTGCCAGGCTGGCGCAAGCACGGTGATTAGCTTCGAATTGCCCGCGGGAACTTCGGGTACTCTGGAAATTTTCAACCTCCGGGGGCAGGGAATCTTGGCCACCAACCACGGTCCCGGCCTGCACAGCTTTGAGTGGGATACCACTTCTTTACCGCCCGGACTCTATTTTTGCCGGCTTGTCTTCGGTAAGCATCAGACAGTGAAGAAATTAATGCTGTTGCCTTGAGTGATATGGCAATTCAGCAGAAGCATGAGGTCTGCCACGATGACAGCTGCAGTGAGAATGTTGTCTTGGCCTGAGCCGATTGAGGGTTATCATTTATAGTAAACATGATAATAAAGGGAACAAACATGAATCAGATCCTGACCATCTTCATCCTGCTTATCATCATGGGTATGGGAGTAAGCTGCCAGGCCCAAATCACACCAAATCCCGTGCAGACGGTTGATAACGTTGACTTGGAGCGCTATCTGGGCGTCTGGTACCAGCAATCTTTCTTCCCCTTCCGTTTTCAGAGGGCCGATTGCGGCGAACTGGTGACCGCGGAATATTCCCTGAATCCGAAAGGCAAGATCAACGTGGTGAACACCTGCTACGCCGACAAGGACGGCAGGGAGATCAAGGCCCAGCGCAAAGCCACAGCCTGGACGGTGGATGAGACCAACGCCAAACTCAAGGTCCAGTTTTTCTGGCCGATCAAGGCGGATTATTGGATCGTTAAACTCGACCAGGCCAACTACAGCTACACCGTGGTCAGCGAATCCACCCGCGAATACCTGTGGATCCTCACCCGCGAAAAGACCGTCGACAGGGTCCTCTACGACGAGATCGTCAACTGGCTGAAAGACAACGGCTGGGACACCTCCAAGCTGGTCTTCACCGGCAGCTTTAAATAAGCTTTACCCAAACCACAAAAAACACGGCGCGCACCTTGCGGTACGCGCCGTTTACGTTGGTTGGGCACTTGTTTATTCGATAACTATTTCTTTCTGCGGGGAGGGTTCTTTCTTGGGGATGAGCAGCTGCAGCACCCCGTCTTCCATCTTGGCCGAGATCTTCGCCAGATCGGAGTTTTCGGGCAGGAGCAGATTGCGGCGGTAGCTGCCGCTGTAGCGTTCGCAGCGGTACACGGTCCCTTTGGTCTCCTCTTTGTTCTGTTCGCACTTGGCCTCGATCAGCAGCTGGTTGTCGTGCACCGAGATCTTCACGTTTTCTTTCCTGAAGCCGGGCAGATTGGCCAGGATCTCGAATTCCTTGTCATGCTCGACGATGTCCATCGCCATGGAGCGGAAATTGTCATCTCCGTTCTCCTCTTCGAAGGCGCGGTTGAAGAAATCGTCGAAAATGCTGAGCATGGTGCCCATGGGTCTTAGTTCTTGTCCTTTGCGGTAAGGTACGATCTTCATTTTGAACCTCCTTTAAATGAATCTCTAAGGTCAATATAAAGGTCTTGGCCAAAAAAGCAAGAAAAAAATTAGCAGTCCATCGCTTGAACTGCTAATTATATTTGGAGGGTCCGCCGCGGAGCGGGCTAACTTACTTTAACAATATCATCTTACGGGTTTGGACAAAATCCCCGGAGCGCAGGCGGTAATGGTATATTCCGCTTCCGCAGGACTGGCCCTGGTTGTCCTTGCCGTCCCAAACGAGGTCCAGCTGCTGGCCTGCGGGCATTCCCGCGAAGAGGGTGCGAACCAGTCTGCCGCGGATGTCGAAGATCTGCAAAGAGGCTGGCAAGGCGGGGTCCTTCAGGCTAAAGCTGATGGTGGTGACGGGGTTGAAGGGATTGGGGTAATTCTGCTGGAGCGCATTCACTCTCACAGGAACCGTATTGTCTTCCGCAGCAGTGCCTTGCCGGGTGGAAAACTGGCTGATCTGGCTGAAGTTGCTGTTGCCGGCCACATTGCCGGCGCTCACCCGCCAATAGTAGGTCCGCCCGGGCTGCAGGCCGGAAACGTGGTGGCTGGTGGCGGTGAGGTTGGGCAGATCGAATTCCGGATCGACGAACCAGACGCTTTGCGAGATCTGAAGCGTGTAGATGTCGGCCAGGGGCATGGCGGTCCAGGCAAAATCGAGGTTCCAGGCCTGCTCGACAGCCAGATGTTCCGGGAAGGTAAGCACAGGTGGGGCAGGCAGTTCGGTGATGTTCCCCGTGGTGAAGCTGAGGTTGAGGCAGAAGGGGCCCGCCCCGATGTCGGCCAGTCCGCACACCCGCCAGTGGTAAGTTTGGAAGGGCGTAAGGCCCTGCAACTGATAATGGTTGTCCGGGTGATCGATGACGTTGACGAGGAAACTGCTGAAATTGGGATCAGCTGAAACCTGCAGCTGATATCCGGTTACGCCGGGGGTGGCGGTCCAGGCCAGCAGCGGATTGGTGGGGATATCCGTGGCGCCGTTGGGGGGCCAGGTCCCCTGCGGCACGGCCATTTCACTGGCGATCGCGAAGGGATGGGTGTTGCTGTCTGTCTGCCCGTTGGAGTTTTGGGTCACCCGCAGGAACACCTGGCTGGAATTGAGCACCGGGATGTTGTTCCAGACATAGGATCCGGTGTTGGGAGCCGCGACACTCAAGGTGTTCCAGCTGCCTCCGCCGTCAGTGCTGTAATCCAGCGTAACTGTTCCGGAGAGGGTTTTGGCCTTCCAAGTGAGAATCTTGTTGCTGCCAGAGAACCAGGTTTCGCCACCGCGGGGATAGGTGAGCTGCACATCGGAGATCTTGATCTTGAAAGTGATGGTCTGGCCGGCCTCACCCACCTCGTAGAGGTTGAGCCCGCCCGGCGCGTTGTTGCTCATGAACCCGCTCGGGACGGTGGCTTCGTTCATTTCGACGCGCCCTTCCTGCTGGGAAAACTCGGCCATGCTGATGGCACCGTTGGAGGTGGTGTTATTGGCGTGGGGGCGGTAGATGTAAAGCTCGTCCGGCGGTCCGTCGGCATTGCCGCTCTCGGAAACATCCAAACGATAGACCAGCAGTCCGGTGCCGGGGATGTTGTGATCGTAATTCGCGGAGGGACGGCGGTATTCCAGCAGGTAGTATTCGCCGCTTTTCCAGCTGGGCACGCGCCAGATGTTGTTCGTGGCGGAGGAGGCCACCGGTGAAAGGCTGTAGGTGCCGGAAGCGCTGATCTCCGGAACGGTGGAGATCCACTGCCCGTACTTGTGTTTCATCCACACGCTCATGTGCTGGGGCGGGTTCTGGTCCGAGCACATGATGTCCCAGGCGCTGATGGGGTCGATGCTGGTGTCGTTATAGCGGTAAAGGTCTGGAGCGCCGAGGCTGTGGAACATTTCGTGGGAAAGCACGCCGGCGCCGGAACCCAGGGTGGAGGTCTCGATCTGGAAATTGAAGTCCCAGACCTGCTTGCCGTGGATCATGGCGTTCACGGTGTAGAGCACCCAGCGATGGGGCCAGAGCAGTTCGGCCCAGCCTTCCGGCGAGCCCTTGATGATGAAGCAGGTGTTGTCCACATAGCCATCGTTGTCGCCGTCGATCACCAGGTCCGTGGGCACCTGGGGCGCGATGGCGTTCACGGCACGCAGCAGCAACTGATGTTCGCGCTGGGTGCGTTCATTGTCACCGTTGTAACCTTGGGGATTGGCCGCGCTGTGCGCTTTGAAATAGGCGCGGGGATAGGTGTCTGTGTAGCAGAGGATGGTGGAGCCGTTCGGGGCCGGATAGAAGGTGGAGTTTACATTCAACTGGTTGTAGGATGCTTCCCAGAAATAGCGTTTCATGGAATTTCCCGCCGGGTTGTTGAAGATCTCGTCATAAACGCCGATGGGAGTGGCGAAATCGGGGTCATCGGCGAATTTGATGAAGACCACCAGATTGTTGAAGTCGCCTGTGTGAGGGGATTTGGCGTCGCTGTAATCCCGCATGCCGGGGTAACGCTCATATTTGGCTTCGATCAGCCGGCGGGAAAGGTTGACTCCGGGCTGCAAAGCCTTGTGCTGCGGGGATCCGCGGCCCACGATCCAGTCCGTGGGCGCCACTTGTTCGCCGTCCTGCCGGGCGTAAACATAGTAGCCGGCGTCATTCTGGACGATCGTATAGTTGTCCGCGTCGTGCAGCCAGTTGTGCCATTCGTCCCCGCTGGCCAGGATTTCCAGTTCGCTGCCGTCCGGCTGGGCCACCCGCACCGGGGTGTTCACCAGCGGCGCGGCGCACAGCGTTCCCAGCGCCAGCAGCGCTGTGAGAAGGGTCAAGATCAGTTTGTTGGCCATGTTTTTTGGTCCTGTATGTCTTTTTATACTTTGATAAAATAGCGCGAATAACGCTCG is a window encoding:
- a CDS encoding Hsp20/alpha crystallin family protein; its protein translation is MKIVPYRKGQELRPMGTMLSIFDDFFNRAFEEENGDDNFRSMAMDIVEHDKEFEILANLPGFRKENVKISVHDNQLLIEAKCEQNKEETKGTVYRCERYSGSYRRNLLLPENSDLAKISAKMEDGVLQLLIPKKEPSPQKEIVIE
- a CDS encoding SBBP repeat-containing protein → MRTLRVSLLVVIALGAAAVVSAQSPQWLWAQPAGGDNSDHAYAITRDNTGNLYVAGDFTIQASFGNFNLSSDQAAAFVARLDSAGNWIWAVSATGSGACYASSIDCDSVGNIYVTGNFRNQVNFGNHSLVSEGMQDVFVAKLDGSGNWLWATQGGGTDSDYGMGIAVDDSGQAYVTGSFGDTADFGQISLSINPEDWICDIFIAKLDVNGNWLWAKRAGGSDPDSGNGVALDGSGNCYVTGVFYDDVADFGPDIFTANQCDCLFISKLDSAGNWLWTRRAGGIWPCYAYGRDVTADSQGNCYATGMFSHIIDFGPTSLTCLDEQDIFVCKLDAAGNWLWSRRAGGTSYNEGHGIECDPAGNCFVAGYFYGMGDFGPNTLSSEGLSDLFVAALESGGNWLWSLRGGGYSYDTAQGMASTSAGQLNICGSFSETAVFGPDQIISSGGTDVLVLGLSATTGVAEAYQITDDNMLRSVHPNPCQAGASTVISFELPAGTSGTLEIFNLRGQGILATNHGPGLHSFEWDTTSLPPGLYFCRLVFGKHQTVKKLMLLP
- a CDS encoding M6 family metalloprotease domain-containing protein — protein: MANKLILTLLTALLALGTLCAAPLVNTPVRVAQPDGSELEILASGDEWHNWLHDADNYTIVQNDAGYYVYARQDGEQVAPTDWIVGRGSPQHKALQPGVNLSRRLIEAKYERYPGMRDYSDAKSPHTGDFNNLVVFIKFADDPDFATPIGVYDEIFNNPAGNSMKRYFWEASYNQLNVNSTFYPAPNGSTILCYTDTYPRAYFKAHSAANPQGYNGDNERTQREHQLLLRAVNAIAPQVPTDLVIDGDNDGYVDNTCFIIKGSPEGWAELLWPHRWVLYTVNAMIHGKQVWDFNFQIETSTLGSGAGVLSHEMFHSLGAPDLYRYNDTSIDPISAWDIMCSDQNPPQHMSVWMKHKYGQWISTVPEISASGTYSLSPVASSATNNIWRVPSWKSGEYYLLEYRRPSANYDHNIPGTGLLVYRLDVSESGNADGPPDELYIYRPHANNTTSNGAISMAEFSQQEGRVEMNEATVPSGFMSNNAPGGLNLYEVGEAGQTITFKIKISDVQLTYPRGGETWFSGSNKILTWKAKTLSGTVTLDYSTDGGGSWNTLSVAAPNTGSYVWNNIPVLNSSQVFLRVTQNSNGQTDSNTHPFAIASEMAVPQGTWPPNGATDIPTNPLLAWTATPGVTGYQLQVSADPNFSSFLVNVIDHPDNHYQLQGLTPFQTYHWRVCGLADIGAGPFCLNLSFTTGNITELPAPPVLTFPEHLAVEQAWNLDFAWTAMPLADIYTLQISQSVWFVDPEFDLPNLTATSHHVSGLQPGRTYYWRVSAGNVAGNSNFSQISQFSTRQGTAAEDNTVPVRVNALQQNYPNPFNPVTTISFSLKDPALPASLQIFDIRGRLVRTLFAGMPAGQQLDLVWDGKDNQGQSCGSGIYHYRLRSGDFVQTRKMILLK
- a CDS encoding lipocalin family protein, with product MNQILTIFILLIIMGMGVSCQAQITPNPVQTVDNVDLERYLGVWYQQSFFPFRFQRADCGELVTAEYSLNPKGKINVVNTCYADKDGREIKAQRKATAWTVDETNAKLKVQFFWPIKADYWIVKLDQANYSYTVVSESTREYLWILTREKTVDRVLYDEIVNWLKDNGWDTSKLVFTGSFK